GTGTCAGGTCATCCAGCACAATGCCGACGTGTCGCTCGCCTGGTTCGAGCACATGAACCGCTCCTGGGACATGGATCCCGAGCAGTTCTCCATGGTGGTGATGTGCCGGGCGAAGTCCGTCACCTACGACAACCTGGTGGTGCGCGATCCCGCCTACGTGGCGGCGGTCGACGACGCGTTCTATGCCCGCCTCCAGGCCGAGACCGGCGAGGATTACCGGGAGAGCCGGCCGACGCCGATGTTCACCGGCCTCCGTTTACGCGAGATGCGGATCCCGAACCGGGTCGCGATGGCGCCGATGGCGCAGTACTCGGCCGACGAGGGCGGCAACCTCACCGACTGGCACTTCGTGCACTACACCTCGCACGCGCTCGGCGGCCCCGGCCTGCTCTTCACCGAGATGACCTGCCCGTCGGCGGAGGCCCGCATCACCCCCGGCTGCCCGGGTTTGTGGACCGACGCGCACGAGGCGCAATGGGCCCGCATCGTCGCTTTCGTCCATGCCCATAGCGACACCAAGGTCGTGATGCAGCTCGGCCATGCCGGGCGCAAAGGGTCGACCCAGGTCGGCTGGGAGCGGATGGACCACCCGCTGCCCGCGGGCAACTGGCCGATCGTCTCGGCCTCGGCCCTGCCCTATCTCGACGGCGTGAGCCAGGTGCCGCGGGAACTCGACCGGGCCGGGATGGACCGGGTGCGCGACGACTTCGTCCAGGCGACGCAGCGGGCGGCGCGGGCCGGCTTCGACATGCTGGAGCTGCACTGCGCCCACGGCTACCTGATGGCCTCGTTCCTCTCGCCGCTGACCAACACCCGCACCGACGATTACGGCGGGTCGATCGAGAACCGCCTGCGCTTCCCGCTCGAGGTCTTCTCGGCGATGCGGGCGGCCTGGCCGGCGGAGCGGCCGATGTCGGTGCGCATCTCCGCCACCGACTGGGCCGAGGGCGGCATGAGCGAGGCCGATACGGTCGCGGTCGCCGAGGCCCTGCAGGCGGCGGGTTGCGACCTCGTCGACGTCTCGGCCGGCCAGACCGTCGCCGACCAGCAGCCGGTCTACGGCCGGATGTTCCAGGTCCAGTTCGCGGACGCGATCCGCAACCGTGGCCGCAACCAGGCGCCGATGGCCGTGATGGCGGTGGGCGCGATCACGGAAGCCGGCCAGGTCAACACCATCCTGCATACCCGACGGGCCGACATCGTGGCGCTCGGCCGGCCGCATCTGTGGAACCCGAATTTCTGCCGCCAGGCCTCCGCCTGGTACGATGCCCGTACCCAATCCTGGCCGAAGCCCTACCGCCCGGGCCGCGACCAGGCCCACCGCGAATTGCCGAAGGCCCGCGAGCAGGAGATCGCCCTGCGGCGCAAGGCCCGGCCTCGGCCGCACCAGGTGGGGGCGGAATGACGCAGAAGCGAGAATCCGGGCGGAGCTGCCCCGCGCCGCTCGCGAAGCGGGCATCCCCTGCCCGGACGACCGGCGCCGGTGCTGAAATTTGCGGTGATCTGGCGCTTCGTGCGCCAGAGACTTTTTTCTTCATCAAGGACTAACGAAGCGACTTCTATAGCATAGATGCGCCTCGACACTCGAGGCGGGTCCATCGATGCCGGGCAGTCGCAGGATGAAGTTGTCGATCAAACACGTCCTGATCGGGACGATCATGACGCTGATGCTGTTCAGCGTGGCGCAGGGTGGCAACGGGATCTTGCGGCTGGTGACGCTGCGGGACGATATCGTCGATGTCGCCAAGACCCGGATCCCGGCATCGAACCTGATCAATCAGATCTACGCCGAGACCCAGAGTTACCGCATCCACCTCTACCGCTTCGTGGTGACCTCGACCGACGATGCCGCCTACGACCGCAACGAGCAGGCCCTGACCGACAGCCGCAAGGCCGTCGTCGATCTCCAGGCGCAATACGCGCCGCTGATGTCCGGGCCGGAGGAGCGGAC
This sequence is a window from Methylobacterium sp. SyP6R. Protein-coding genes within it:
- a CDS encoding oxidoreductase, whose product is MRVTVIGGGPGGLYCALLTKKRRPGWQVEVYEQNRADDTFGFGVVFSDETLHEFLSRDPRSFARIRDAFSYWDDVAIHKDGRVMRCGGNGFAGVSRMRLLRILQERCREEGVELHFGESVPPDQLTDRFPDSDVIVACDGINSRIREHFRDAFRPEVEIKSNRFCWMGSTRPMDEFNYFFRETPHGIVCAHTYQYEPGRSTWVFEMDEACWQGHGFTEADEEGARRVLEAMYAEELQGHGLLLNRSTWRRFPRIFCETWSHGNIVLLGDAKASAHFSIGSGTKLAMECAIALSDALVEKGEEDVPAAFAAYDRARRTPCQVIQHNADVSLAWFEHMNRSWDMDPEQFSMVVMCRAKSVTYDNLVVRDPAYVAAVDDAFYARLQAETGEDYRESRPTPMFTGLRLREMRIPNRVAMAPMAQYSADEGGNLTDWHFVHYTSHALGGPGLLFTEMTCPSAEARITPGCPGLWTDAHEAQWARIVAFVHAHSDTKVVMQLGHAGRKGSTQVGWERMDHPLPAGNWPIVSASALPYLDGVSQVPRELDRAGMDRVRDDFVQATQRAARAGFDMLELHCAHGYLMASFLSPLTNTRTDDYGGSIENRLRFPLEVFSAMRAAWPAERPMSVRISATDWAEGGMSEADTVAVAEALQAAGCDLVDVSAGQTVADQQPVYGRMFQVQFADAIRNRGRNQAPMAVMAVGAITEAGQVNTILHTRRADIVALGRPHLWNPNFCRQASAWYDARTQSWPKPYRPGRDQAHRELPKAREQEIALRRKARPRPHQVGAE